In one window of uncultured Draconibacterium sp. DNA:
- a CDS encoding FtsX-like permease family protein, producing the protein MYNLKITIRRLLKDKAFSLINIFGLVIGISSFLILFIHVSNEKSFDKHFSNHSTIYRVTSVPGGLDNAAWARSMGIVYKASEEIPEVEIATQFSHCNEGTIKMGETSISQKDIMSVDEAFMELFEVVPVVGDLSEISKPNTVFVTEDFARKYYGNLNPVGQTIKIEALQYTRDLGDYEIRGVVKNTHPKTHFRYELLISQKGGLQERFASLPDRKIHWTYNYFKLQKDADPKLVAEKVAAFYDNSSLKTIPGPQEYGFALFPMDDIHLKSDYRFELRESSSKINIGLFILISFVILAISLLNFTNLSIAKLIKRSKELGLKKSIGATKLQLVRQVLMEVFLVCTMAIGISLLAIESLKPIINRLFEIEFAIYFSEPVVYLTIIGVLITCQLLTAFFVAVFLLARSSAIDILAGRNNFSGSYVLKSLLVVQVTIVIILVSGTLLVNKQISFVLNKPLGFEKENVVVLYLKDFSKDPAVFARELEKQSQVVSVGMTAQHFGYPAQGMILEGLGIEGTAEFVFANYDYLKTMNIKLIHNWIKPDADTVRGMVINNHLYQRLMEKHGSMDNLIAYSNAQPLGPGETRINFVGVAEDFNYSSAHESIGDFAFWLDEGGSRARFTHVRINNLHAGMEAIKNTWNEYYPNQEPDYFFIDEKIAQQYKAETILSRILFAFSTIGILISVIGISALALFISQQRTKEIGIRKVNGATVSEILGLLNQSFVKWVLIAFVIATPLSFYAMSKWLENFAYKTNVSWWIFALAGIMALGIALLTVSWHSWRAATRNPVESLRYE; encoded by the coding sequence ATGTACAACCTAAAAATTACCATAAGGCGGCTGCTTAAAGACAAGGCTTTTTCGCTGATCAACATTTTTGGATTGGTGATTGGGATTTCTTCTTTTCTGATTTTGTTCATCCACGTTTCAAATGAAAAAAGCTTCGACAAGCATTTTTCAAATCATTCAACTATTTATCGTGTTACCTCAGTTCCCGGAGGATTAGATAATGCGGCATGGGCGCGTAGTATGGGAATCGTTTATAAAGCTTCTGAAGAAATACCCGAAGTTGAGATAGCGACTCAGTTTTCGCATTGCAACGAGGGAACCATAAAAATGGGCGAAACCTCCATCTCTCAAAAGGATATCATGTCGGTTGACGAGGCATTTATGGAGCTATTTGAGGTAGTGCCTGTGGTTGGTGATTTGTCAGAAATTTCGAAACCCAATACCGTTTTTGTTACCGAAGATTTTGCCCGGAAATATTACGGTAACCTGAATCCTGTTGGGCAAACGATAAAAATTGAAGCATTACAATATACAAGGGATCTGGGCGATTATGAAATTCGGGGAGTGGTAAAAAATACCCATCCGAAAACTCATTTCAGGTACGAACTGCTGATCTCTCAAAAGGGGGGATTGCAAGAACGCTTTGCTTCGCTGCCCGACCGAAAAATACATTGGACTTATAACTATTTCAAACTTCAGAAAGATGCAGATCCGAAACTCGTTGCCGAAAAGGTAGCTGCTTTCTACGACAATAGCAGCCTGAAAACTATACCCGGTCCGCAGGAATATGGTTTTGCTTTGTTTCCCATGGATGATATTCACTTAAAATCGGATTACCGTTTTGAGTTGCGCGAAAGTTCAAGCAAGATAAATATTGGCTTGTTTATCCTTATTTCGTTTGTTATTCTGGCGATCTCGTTGCTGAATTTTACCAACCTTTCCATTGCCAAATTGATAAAACGATCAAAAGAGCTGGGCCTGAAAAAATCGATAGGAGCCACGAAACTTCAGTTGGTTAGGCAAGTTTTAATGGAAGTGTTTTTGGTTTGTACGATGGCCATTGGCATTTCATTACTGGCCATTGAAAGTTTAAAGCCAATCATTAACCGTTTGTTCGAGATTGAATTCGCTATTTATTTTTCAGAGCCGGTAGTATATCTTACCATTATTGGAGTTTTAATCACTTGTCAATTGCTCACTGCCTTTTTTGTGGCGGTATTTCTACTGGCACGCAGTTCAGCCATCGATATTTTGGCGGGGCGTAACAACTTTTCGGGCAGTTATGTGCTGAAATCTTTGCTGGTTGTGCAGGTGACAATTGTGATTATTCTTGTTTCAGGAACCTTGTTGGTAAATAAGCAGATCAGTTTTGTTTTAAATAAACCATTGGGTTTCGAAAAGGAAAATGTGGTTGTGCTCTACCTGAAAGATTTTTCGAAGGACCCCGCTGTTTTTGCCCGCGAACTGGAAAAACAAAGCCAGGTAGTTTCAGTAGGAATGACGGCACAACATTTTGGTTATCCGGCACAGGGAATGATTTTGGAAGGACTGGGAATTGAGGGTACTGCTGAATTTGTTTTTGCCAACTACGACTACCTCAAAACCATGAATATTAAGCTTATACATAACTGGATAAAACCGGATGCCGATACCGTGCGGGGAATGGTAATAAACAATCATTTGTACCAACGATTGATGGAGAAACACGGCAGTATGGATAATCTTATAGCCTATTCAAATGCACAACCCTTAGGACCGGGAGAAACACGCATTAATTTTGTCGGGGTTGCTGAAGATTTTAATTACAGTTCGGCACACGAAAGTATTGGCGACTTTGCGTTTTGGCTGGATGAAGGCGGGTCAAGAGCACGTTTTACCCACGTACGGATTAACAACCTGCATGCCGGCATGGAAGCCATAAAAAACACCTGGAATGAATATTACCCCAACCAGGAACCCGACTACTTTTTTATCGATGAAAAAATAGCTCAACAATATAAGGCAGAAACCATTTTAAGTCGAATTCTTTTTGCTTTTTCAACCATCGGAATACTTATTAGTGTTATTGGAATCAGTGCGTTGGCCTTGTTTATTTCGCAACAACGAACCAAAGAAATCGGTATCCGGAAAGTAAACGGTGCAACCGTCTCAGAAATACTGGGATTGCTGAATCAGAGTTTTGTAAAATGGGTGTTAATTGCATTTGTTATTGCTACTCCGCTTTCTTTTTATGCCATGAGTAAGTGGCTCGAGAATTTTGCTTACAAAACCAATGTGAGCTGGTGGATTTTTGCACTGGCCGGAATAATGGCATTGGGAATTGCATTGCTCACCGTTAGCTGGCACAGCTGGCGTGCTGCGACACGAAATCCGGTTGAGAGTTTGAGATATGAATAA
- a CDS encoding DUF4097 family beta strand repeat-containing protein: MKTQKNLKLFTIIAVLTAVLSLNGFAKDGQPTITKTFDINQPGQLNASSSGGGVTVQTHNQPQVIIQAFVRKNGHLLSPSDRELKEVLDDFDIDFSKSGSTITAVVKRKGRMNFWRNNVGISLTIIVPEEMSCDVSSSGGGLKISGVKGTHDFSSSGGGVRLENTSGSTKASSSGGGVKATNHDGDIRLSSSGGGVTVDGARGSVYARSSGGGVTLEDIHGPADASSSGGGVSVSGEASSVTAKSSGGSVRVNIRNLSDELYLQSSGGGVSAVIHGGEKMGLDLDLRSGRVNIDLHNFNGSSEKDRVKGKMNGGGIPVYAHASGGNVNISYED, translated from the coding sequence ATGAAAACTCAAAAGAATCTCAAATTATTTACGATAATAGCAGTGCTGACCGCTGTGCTTTCGTTGAATGGATTTGCAAAAGATGGCCAGCCAACCATTACAAAAACCTTTGATATCAACCAGCCGGGGCAACTCAATGCTTCATCGTCGGGAGGTGGAGTAACAGTCCAAACACACAATCAGCCCCAGGTTATTATTCAGGCTTTTGTACGCAAAAACGGACATCTTTTATCGCCGTCCGACAGGGAGCTAAAAGAGGTTCTCGATGATTTCGATATCGATTTTTCAAAAAGTGGATCAACCATTACCGCAGTAGTGAAACGCAAGGGGAGAATGAATTTCTGGAGGAATAATGTAGGTATTTCGCTAACCATTATTGTGCCCGAAGAAATGTCGTGCGATGTATCGTCAAGCGGCGGCGGCCTGAAAATATCAGGAGTAAAAGGAACGCACGATTTCTCGAGCAGTGGCGGTGGCGTGCGACTGGAGAATACCAGCGGCAGCACAAAAGCCAGCTCATCTGGTGGCGGTGTTAAAGCCACCAACCACGATGGCGATATCCGATTAAGTTCCAGCGGTGGTGGAGTTACCGTTGACGGCGCGCGCGGAAGTGTTTATGCACGCAGTTCAGGAGGTGGTGTAACCCTCGAAGATATTCATGGCCCGGCAGATGCTTCAAGCAGCGGCGGCGGTGTTAGCGTAAGTGGCGAAGCCAGCTCGGTAACAGCTAAATCAAGCGGCGGATCAGTACGTGTTAATATCCGCAATCTTAGCGATGAGTTATACCTGCAATCAAGCGGAGGTGGTGTTTCTGCTGTTATTCATGGTGGCGAGAAAATGGGCCTCGATCTTGATTTGCGTTCAGGCAGAGTGAATATTGATCTGCATAACTTTAATGGCTCTTCCGAAAAAGACCGTGTAAAGGGTAAGATGAACGGTGGGGGAATTCCGGTTTATGCACATGCATCAGGAGGCAACGTTAACATCAGTTACGAGGATTAG
- a CDS encoding DUF559 domain-containing protein codes for MAISDNVSMFYGAKAHIFEKAKLLRNNMTKAELSLWEHLKGKKVLGLRFRPQHPIDIFIADFYCHPLKLVIEVDGGIHKSREQREYDFGRTGELNYWGIEVIRFTNEEIEKDISQVIKSIKQKCTIRQSEIGQGPLQGI; via the coding sequence ATGGCAATAAGCGATAATGTTTCAATGTTTTACGGTGCAAAAGCTCATATTTTCGAAAAGGCTAAACTTCTTCGAAATAACATGACAAAGGCTGAACTTTCATTGTGGGAGCATCTGAAAGGGAAGAAAGTATTGGGATTACGTTTTCGTCCTCAGCATCCTATTGACATTTTTATCGCTGATTTTTATTGTCATCCATTAAAACTTGTAATTGAGGTAGATGGAGGGATTCACAAATCGAGAGAACAAAGAGAATATGATTTTGGCAGAACCGGAGAATTAAATTATTGGGGAATTGAAGTAATTCGATTCACAAATGAAGAGATTGAAAAAGATATAAGCCAGGTTATTAAATCGATAAAACAAAAATGTACGATTCGCCAATCGGAGATAGGGCAAGGTCCCCTTCAGGGGATTTAG
- a CDS encoding SMP-30/gluconolactonase/LRE family protein gives MHQLIYLILSLFVAFPAFAQNYQTTGKIIIDDSSLDDLIDVSAGIEILADGFGWSEGPLWLASESKLIFSAIPENSIYQWSESEGLQLYLKPSGYTGEQNRGGELGSNGLLLASDGSLVLCQHGDRRIAKMLAPLSDPAPKFETLADSYQGKKLNSPNDAVFSKTGELYFTDPPYGLEKNVDDPAKELDFQGVYKVSKSGEIQLLTKALTRPNGIAFSPDGTKLYVANSDPKRAIWMVYDVKQDGGIENGKVFYDATNLVLADNGLPDGMKVHRNGTIFATGPGGIFIFSPDGKILGKIETGKETANCAFNDDYSALYVTADNTLMCVHLKK, from the coding sequence ATGCACCAACTTATTTACCTGATTTTATCATTGTTTGTGGCATTTCCAGCTTTCGCTCAGAATTATCAAACCACTGGAAAAATCATTATTGATGATTCAAGCCTGGACGATTTGATCGATGTTTCTGCTGGCATTGAAATTCTGGCCGATGGCTTTGGATGGTCAGAGGGGCCGCTTTGGCTGGCTTCTGAGAGCAAACTTATTTTTTCAGCTATTCCTGAAAATTCAATTTATCAATGGAGTGAATCCGAAGGACTGCAGTTGTATCTTAAACCATCGGGATATACCGGGGAACAAAATAGAGGCGGAGAGCTTGGTTCCAATGGCTTGCTTTTAGCTTCGGATGGAAGTCTGGTTCTTTGCCAGCATGGCGATCGCAGGATAGCAAAAATGTTAGCACCCTTGAGTGATCCGGCACCAAAATTTGAAACCCTGGCTGACAGCTATCAGGGAAAGAAACTAAACAGCCCCAACGATGCAGTTTTCAGTAAAACCGGTGAATTGTATTTTACCGATCCGCCATACGGGCTTGAAAAAAATGTGGATGACCCGGCAAAGGAATTGGATTTTCAGGGGGTTTATAAGGTTTCAAAATCGGGCGAAATTCAGTTGCTCACAAAAGCATTGACCCGTCCAAATGGAATTGCTTTTTCGCCTGATGGAACAAAATTATATGTGGCCAATTCCGATCCCAAGAGGGCCATCTGGATGGTTTATGATGTGAAACAGGATGGAGGCATTGAGAACGGTAAAGTTTTTTACGATGCAACAAACCTGGTTTTAGCGGATAATGGACTTCCTGACGGAATGAAAGTGCACAGGAATGGGACGATTTTTGCCACTGGGCCAGGCGGAATTTTTATTTTCTCTCCTGATGGGAAAATCCTGGGAAAAATAGAAACAGGAAAGGAGACAGCAAACTGTGCATTTAATGACGATTATTCGGCATTGTACGTGACCGCTGACAATACGCTCATGTGCGTTCACCTTAAAAAATGA
- a CDS encoding ABC transporter permease: protein MIKNYLTTALRFLKRNKLFAGINIMGLSLALAASFVILLYVINELSYNTSFKNRKQIYRVLHNNADIKITDDGAPYILTKHLQDDFPQVKYVAPTHFVTEFSVKMDEEYIPVDRVVGADSDIFNVFDINVRGQQANILDEPNSIILSKELAQKLFPGKDPIGQNLVAQIDEKDEVLEVKGVFDNFPVNSTFQADCFINVKWILQQINSRIKERDAETDWRSMYWQTWLLLDKNNSGGSLDEQFRSLEKEVFSDDEKYEFSLQNLSDVYFGSQEINSGLPQGNLKNIRIFSAIALLVILIAALNYIILSTAVSTGRSKEIGIRKTNGAGAKSIRRQLLNESLILSILVLPVALFLAWMGKPYAEDLFQTKLLILRSNIVIYVSIYVSLTLLIGLVSGLYTASYLSKLNVISILNNSIRAGKRKTRIRSALIVVQLVIFCIFVSSTLIIYSQYRYALEKDPGYYNEDVLFVDMGPNSQSSKAFINSIKTYPDVLAAGGAIDALPMTTFWPYPMELPGDKSKKIPIELLAVDYNFVEAMGIQIIDGRGFSQELGDDENSYVLNENAVKALGLTDPVGKKIDVVNGTVIGVVKNFNLHSLHSEIPPLLMIASNDFAQQVAIHYKDGSLENVLPLIKSEWQKIVPDEPMNFKTMDEFLKEVYTEEKNLSVIVSVSAFFALLIASFGLFGLTLFIMKSQTKEIGIKKVCGSSGQSIVLSFLSKNFIMVAIATLLSVLPTIFVMNKWLSNFAFKTDISWWVFVITFVCAAVVALSTVLFHSYRASRINPVEALRYE, encoded by the coding sequence ATGATAAAAAACTATCTAACCACAGCACTTCGGTTTTTAAAACGAAACAAACTTTTTGCCGGAATAAACATTATGGGGCTTTCGCTTGCCCTGGCAGCCTCGTTTGTTATTTTGTTGTATGTAATTAACGAGTTGAGTTACAACACCAGCTTTAAAAACCGGAAGCAGATTTACCGCGTATTGCACAATAATGCTGATATAAAAATAACTGACGACGGTGCGCCCTATATTCTTACAAAGCATTTACAAGACGATTTCCCGCAGGTAAAATATGTGGCACCAACCCATTTTGTGACGGAATTTAGTGTAAAAATGGATGAGGAGTATATTCCTGTTGATCGGGTTGTTGGAGCCGATTCAGACATATTTAATGTCTTCGATATTAATGTTCGTGGTCAGCAGGCGAATATTCTCGATGAACCAAATTCTATCATCCTTTCAAAAGAACTGGCACAAAAACTTTTTCCGGGAAAAGATCCCATCGGACAAAATTTAGTTGCCCAAATTGACGAAAAGGACGAAGTTTTAGAAGTAAAGGGAGTTTTTGATAATTTTCCTGTAAACTCAACTTTTCAGGCCGATTGTTTTATTAATGTAAAGTGGATACTGCAACAGATTAATAGTAGGATTAAAGAGCGAGATGCTGAAACAGACTGGCGTTCCATGTACTGGCAAACCTGGTTATTACTGGATAAAAACAATAGTGGGGGTTCGCTTGATGAACAGTTTCGCTCGTTGGAGAAAGAGGTTTTTAGCGATGACGAGAAATACGAATTCTCCCTTCAAAATTTATCTGATGTTTATTTTGGATCGCAGGAAATTAATAGCGGACTGCCACAAGGCAACCTGAAGAATATTCGGATTTTTTCGGCCATTGCTTTGCTCGTTATTTTAATTGCGGCACTCAACTATATCATTCTTTCAACGGCGGTCTCAACCGGCAGGTCAAAAGAAATTGGGATTCGGAAAACCAATGGTGCCGGGGCGAAATCAATTCGCCGGCAATTGCTGAATGAATCATTGATTCTGTCGATTTTGGTTTTACCGGTTGCGCTGTTTCTCGCCTGGATGGGAAAACCTTATGCCGAAGACTTGTTTCAAACCAAACTATTAATCCTCCGGTCAAATATTGTCATTTATGTTTCTATTTATGTGTCGCTTACTTTGCTTATTGGACTAGTGTCGGGACTATATACCGCGTCGTATTTATCAAAACTGAACGTAATAAGTATTTTAAACAATTCAATTCGTGCAGGAAAACGAAAGACACGTATCCGTTCTGCCCTGATTGTAGTTCAGCTGGTAATTTTCTGCATTTTTGTTTCGAGTACACTCATCATCTATTCTCAATACAGGTATGCGCTGGAGAAAGATCCGGGTTATTACAATGAGGACGTCTTGTTTGTGGATATGGGGCCGAATTCACAAAGCTCAAAAGCTTTTATAAACAGCATTAAGACTTATCCTGATGTGTTGGCAGCCGGAGGGGCAATAGATGCTTTGCCGATGACCACTTTTTGGCCTTATCCGATGGAACTTCCGGGCGATAAATCGAAAAAAATACCTATCGAGCTTCTGGCTGTTGATTACAATTTTGTTGAGGCGATGGGAATCCAAATAATAGACGGAAGAGGTTTCTCTCAAGAACTTGGAGATGATGAAAACTCCTATGTCCTAAACGAAAATGCAGTTAAAGCATTGGGATTAACCGATCCGGTTGGGAAAAAAATTGATGTCGTTAACGGAACAGTTATTGGGGTTGTCAAGAATTTTAATTTGCACTCATTACACAGCGAAATTCCGCCTTTATTAATGATTGCATCAAATGACTTTGCTCAGCAGGTTGCTATTCATTACAAAGACGGATCACTCGAAAATGTTCTGCCTTTAATTAAATCTGAATGGCAAAAGATCGTTCCCGACGAGCCCATGAATTTCAAAACCATGGATGAATTTCTAAAAGAGGTTTATACCGAAGAAAAAAACCTGAGTGTGATTGTTTCGGTATCGGCATTTTTTGCGTTGTTGATAGCTTCGTTTGGACTATTTGGCTTAACACTTTTTATTATGAAATCGCAAACCAAAGAAATAGGGATTAAAAAGGTTTGTGGTAGTTCCGGGCAAAGTATTGTGTTGTCTTTCCTGAGCAAAAATTTTATAATGGTAGCTATCGCAACTCTACTTTCAGTTCTTCCCACAATTTTTGTAATGAATAAGTGGCTAAGCAATTTTGCTTTTAAAACCGACATTTCATGGTGGGTGTTTGTAATAACATTTGTGTGTGCAGCTGTAGTGGCTTTGTCAACCGTGTTGTTTCATTCATACAGGGCTTCACGAATTAATCCTGTCGAAGCACTTCGATACGAGTAG
- a CDS encoding FtsX-like permease family protein: MNLLSIKTVFRLLFKNKLIFSLCIIGLSVGLAVFITVFMHHKFEYSYDEMHSKGQNIYRMHPIYGHEDGYISQYATSDNAYGPTLKAKIPEVLDFVRMLAYQSERIITYKPENETIIAHREPHVFLADSNFFSFFDYKLKVGLADDVLKKPNTMVISESAAKKYFGDENPIGKKLAASTTDNPYECEITGIFYDIPINSNLQFDFLISFESQKQRWPEVDNSWNFGISYTYLHVVENTDIAWLTNRIQEVFLESSGVVPAGNLSYEMELAHFPEIHLDEPLQWELEDKGNRAETKYLMVLAIVIILVSWLNYMNISTSLASQRNNNTRIKSILGANKAKLIMQFVTEAFFVNLISICLAVCLIFLATPLVSAFFDHGGIGFIFNDRFFVALFLSILFIGTLTSGLVSAVFFLIQNPDFLLNPNAKSTGSRFRQVMVVTQFTTSVMLIVCTILVFKQIQFLRSQETGVDLNKMMVIKAPGGTEAETSGLNKFRQLLSADASITNISAGSDIPGQYMDMGYMIDRTGVNPPVHEITDGGRIDHNYLETLGLELVAGMDFAEGMNTERKILINEEMSSLLKFESPEDAVGKQVYLPEMYQSEQVTILGVLKNYRQQSPAHQYKPAFFYCRENDWLRFNYFVVRYNGTIQNVIPTVQEKWAEAFPESSFDYYFLNDHYERQYRGNIRFGQLFGTLSFLAIIISILGLLGLSINISQQRIKEIGIRRVNGARVREILTMLNKDFAKWILVSTFLGSMIAFWLMQKWLENFAVRTMFSWWIFLVAGVLALGIALLTVSWQSWRAATRNPVEALRYE; this comes from the coding sequence ATGAACCTTTTAAGTATTAAAACAGTTTTTCGACTTCTCTTTAAAAACAAGCTGATTTTTTCATTGTGCATTATTGGACTAAGTGTTGGTTTAGCTGTATTTATTACAGTTTTTATGCATCACAAGTTCGAATACAGCTATGACGAAATGCACTCAAAAGGACAGAATATTTATCGAATGCATCCTATATACGGGCATGAAGATGGTTATATCAGTCAATATGCAACTTCTGATAATGCTTACGGACCGACATTAAAGGCAAAGATTCCGGAAGTGCTGGATTTTGTGCGGATGCTGGCCTATCAATCAGAACGAATAATCACTTATAAGCCGGAAAATGAAACGATTATTGCCCACCGCGAGCCACATGTTTTTTTAGCCGATTCAAATTTCTTCTCTTTTTTTGATTACAAATTAAAAGTAGGATTAGCTGATGACGTTTTAAAAAAACCGAATACAATGGTAATCTCGGAGAGTGCAGCCAAAAAGTATTTTGGAGATGAGAATCCAATAGGGAAGAAACTTGCAGCCAGTACTACCGACAATCCATATGAATGTGAGATAACAGGAATCTTTTACGACATACCAATTAATTCAAACCTACAGTTTGATTTTTTAATTTCATTTGAAAGCCAGAAACAAAGATGGCCAGAAGTTGATAATTCATGGAATTTTGGAATTTCCTATACTTATCTTCATGTTGTAGAAAATACAGATATTGCGTGGCTTACTAATCGTATTCAGGAAGTCTTTCTCGAATCAAGTGGCGTAGTTCCGGCGGGTAACCTCAGTTACGAAATGGAACTTGCTCATTTCCCGGAAATTCATTTGGATGAACCACTTCAGTGGGAGTTAGAAGACAAGGGGAACAGGGCTGAGACCAAATACCTGATGGTCTTAGCAATTGTAATCATACTTGTATCGTGGTTGAACTATATGAATATTAGTACCTCGCTGGCAAGTCAACGCAATAATAACACACGTATTAAGTCGATACTTGGAGCAAATAAGGCCAAACTGATTATGCAGTTTGTTACCGAAGCGTTCTTTGTAAACCTTATTTCAATATGTTTGGCAGTTTGTCTGATATTTCTGGCAACCCCTCTCGTTAGTGCTTTTTTTGATCATGGCGGCATTGGGTTCATTTTTAACGACCGATTCTTTGTAGCTTTATTTCTTTCAATTTTATTCATTGGAACCTTAACTTCTGGTCTGGTTTCTGCTGTTTTCTTTCTTATTCAGAATCCGGATTTTCTTCTCAATCCAAATGCGAAATCTACCGGCTCTCGTTTTAGGCAGGTTATGGTTGTTACCCAATTTACTACTTCAGTAATGTTAATTGTTTGCACCATACTGGTTTTTAAACAAATTCAATTTTTACGCTCCCAGGAAACAGGCGTTGATTTAAACAAAATGATGGTGATTAAAGCACCCGGAGGAACCGAAGCTGAAACTTCAGGGTTAAATAAATTCCGACAGTTGCTTTCGGCGGATGCTTCTATAACAAATATTTCGGCCGGCAGTGATATCCCGGGACAATATATGGATATGGGTTATATGATTGATAGAACCGGAGTTAATCCTCCTGTTCACGAAATCACCGATGGAGGACGAATCGATCATAATTATTTGGAGACACTTGGTCTTGAGCTAGTGGCGGGAATGGATTTTGCAGAAGGGATGAATACTGAACGTAAAATCTTGATAAATGAGGAGATGTCAAGTTTATTGAAGTTCGAAAGTCCCGAAGATGCTGTTGGTAAACAGGTTTATTTACCCGAAATGTATCAATCTGAACAAGTAACTATTTTAGGAGTTCTAAAAAACTACAGGCAGCAATCACCTGCACACCAATACAAACCGGCATTTTTCTATTGTCGTGAAAATGATTGGTTAAGATTCAATTATTTTGTTGTTCGCTACAACGGTACAATACAGAATGTGATACCAACAGTGCAAGAAAAATGGGCTGAAGCATTCCCCGAAAGTTCATTTGATTATTATTTTCTGAACGATCACTACGAAAGACAATATAGAGGGAATATACGTTTTGGACAGCTTTTTGGAACGCTCAGTTTTTTGGCAATTATCATCTCAATATTGGGATTACTCGGATTGTCCATCAATATTTCACAACAAAGGATTAAAGAAATTGGAATTAGAAGAGTAAATGGTGCACGTGTTCGGGAAATATTAACCATGTTGAATAAAGATTTTGCAAAGTGGATTTTGGTTTCAACATTTTTAGGGAGCATGATAGCTTTTTGGCTGATGCAAAAATGGCTTGAAAATTTTGCAGTCAGAACAATGTTTAGCTGGTGGATTTTTCTTGTCGCCGGAGTTTTAGCGTTAGGAATTGCATTGCTAACAGTTAGTTGGCAGAGTTGGCGGGCGGCTACAAGGAATCCTGTCGAAGCCCTCCGATATGAATAG